The following proteins are co-located in the Candidatus Eisenbacteria bacterium genome:
- the ccsB gene encoding c-type cytochrome biogenesis protein CcsB, whose amino-acid sequence MANDITFFWLCFWVYLFAFVLYVFYIPFEKKFLSTFASGLMVLGFIAHTVALLLRWRNAGHAPWTNMYEYVSLIAWFVVAGYMILLFLMRKPIIGAFVAPVSFLLMVSASILPKEPQQQLMPALQSVWLKIHVSVAAAGEGAFAVAFASSILFLLKSGLKPGKGLISRLPSADVLDDVSYKSISIGYPLFTVGAMFAGMIWAYKAWGSFWGWDPKEVSSLVVWAIYTVYLHTRYVMGWKGRRSAVVAIIGFVMAILTFFSNLILGGLHSYT is encoded by the coding sequence ATGGCGAATGACATAACCTTTTTCTGGCTCTGTTTCTGGGTCTATCTCTTTGCCTTCGTTCTCTACGTTTTCTACATTCCATTTGAAAAGAAGTTCTTGAGCACATTTGCGTCTGGGCTCATGGTCTTGGGCTTCATTGCTCATACGGTCGCACTTCTTCTCAGGTGGAGAAACGCCGGTCATGCTCCGTGGACCAACATGTACGAGTACGTCTCGCTTATTGCGTGGTTCGTCGTGGCGGGATACATGATCCTCCTCTTTCTGATGAGAAAGCCCATCATTGGTGCATTCGTCGCTCCCGTCTCCTTCCTGTTGATGGTGAGCGCTTCCATTCTTCCGAAGGAACCGCAGCAGCAGCTCATGCCGGCTCTCCAGAGTGTGTGGCTCAAGATTCATGTTTCCGTTGCGGCTGCAGGTGAGGGGGCATTTGCAGTTGCGTTCGCATCAAGTATACTGTTTCTCTTGAAGAGCGGCCTGAAACCGGGGAAAGGGTTAATATCAAGACTTCCTTCCGCCGATGTTCTGGATGATGTGAGCTACAAGTCAATCTCAATCGGCTATCCCCTGTTTACGGTCGGCGCAATGTTTGCCGGTATGATTTGGGCCTACAAGGCATGGGGAAGTTTCTGGGGGTGGGACCCGAAAGAGGTAAGCTCACTTGTTGTTTGGGCGATCTATACCGTCTATCTCCATACACGCTACGTTATGGGATGGAAGGGGAGAAGGTCGGCAGTAGTTGCGATAATCGGTTTTGTCATGGCTATTCTCACCTTTTTCTCGAATCTCATACTCGGCGGGCTTCATTCCTACACCTAG
- a CDS encoding cytochrome c biogenesis protein ResB: MKDELSSMDEPKEEESTTKPEVSAGGGPASTIWDSFSSLRLAIILLIILAVASLFGVIIGEFVRQGAPPEYYIERYGLSKYRLLKAVGLINPYGSFWYLATLVLLSVNVLVCSLKRLGPAWKSAFSLSFRDSEAEMRALKIKGEAELSASLDDAGRLVASELKRRGYRRLATKRPEKEPGIVTISASKGGLGRLGFVVTHTAMLLLLIGGIIGSVAGFRITKYGTQGEFIDVPDREFKVRVDSVWLVLSEKQEIKDYHSKLTVIDGGNPVLTKVIEVNDPLQYRGISFYQSDFPEDPRRIERAQINFSVAGGKGKEGSILAEFQRPVLIEGTPLSVKVDDFVADFVIDQGVVTSRSTEHRNPAVKLSIYENGKYISSRWLFANFPDFHGNQGEKYSFRLESYMPAFKTGLQVAYNPGRGLIWSAIFLGTFGIFVSFYIYHKRVWGYVVRTAGDAKTKVIVGGVCNKSTSGLRNEINRIVDSLNKL; encoded by the coding sequence GTGAAAGACGAACTCTCGTCAATGGACGAACCTAAGGAAGAAGAAAGCACGACGAAGCCGGAAGTTAGTGCCGGCGGCGGGCCGGCAAGCACAATCTGGGATTCATTCTCATCCCTGAGGCTTGCCATAATCCTCCTCATCATCCTGGCCGTTGCCTCGCTTTTTGGCGTCATCATCGGGGAGTTTGTTCGCCAGGGTGCTCCTCCCGAATACTACATAGAAAGGTACGGCCTTTCGAAATACAGACTCCTCAAGGCGGTTGGATTGATAAACCCCTACGGCTCATTCTGGTATCTAGCGACTCTTGTTCTTCTCAGCGTCAATGTTCTCGTCTGCAGTCTAAAGAGACTGGGTCCGGCCTGGAAGTCGGCATTCTCGCTCTCATTCAGGGATTCAGAGGCCGAGATGAGAGCCCTCAAGATAAAGGGGGAGGCGGAGCTTTCTGCTTCTCTTGACGATGCCGGAAGACTTGTTGCCTCAGAACTGAAGAGAAGGGGGTACCGCCGTCTGGCCACGAAAAGGCCCGAAAAGGAGCCTGGGATAGTCACTATATCGGCTTCAAAGGGCGGGTTGGGAAGACTTGGCTTCGTCGTGACTCACACGGCCATGCTCCTACTCCTGATTGGCGGAATAATCGGCTCCGTGGCCGGGTTCAGGATCACAAAGTACGGGACGCAGGGAGAATTCATAGATGTTCCCGATAGGGAGTTCAAAGTACGAGTTGACTCTGTCTGGCTCGTTCTCAGCGAGAAACAAGAAATCAAAGACTATCATTCGAAACTGACTGTGATCGATGGGGGCAATCCCGTTCTTACAAAGGTAATAGAGGTTAACGACCCGCTCCAGTATCGCGGAATAAGTTTCTATCAGAGTGATTTTCCTGAGGACCCGAGAAGGATTGAGAGGGCGCAGATCAATTTCTCAGTTGCGGGAGGCAAGGGCAAAGAGGGGAGCATCCTTGCGGAATTCCAGCGTCCGGTTTTGATTGAAGGCACCCCTCTTTCGGTAAAGGTAGATGATTTCGTGGCCGACTTCGTCATTGATCAAGGTGTCGTGACCTCTCGTTCGACTGAGCACAGAAATCCAGCCGTCAAGCTTTCTATCTACGAGAATGGGAAGTACATCTCATCCAGATGGCTCTTTGCGAATTTCCCCGATTTCCACGGAAACCAGGGCGAGAAGTATAGTTTCAGACTCGAAAGTTATATGCCTGCATTCAAGACAGGACTCCAGGTCGCCTACAATCCGGGGAGAGGCCTCATCTGGTCTGCAATCTTTCTCGGAACCTTCGGGATATTCGTTTCATTCTACATTTATCACAAGAGAGTCTGGGGCTACGTGGTAAGAACTGCCGGCGACGCGAAAACCAAGGTCATTGTTGGCGGAGTATGCAACAAGAGCACATCCGGACTTCGGAATGAGATCAATCGCATTGTGGATTCACTCAATAAATTGTAG